In the genome of Streptomyces sp. SAI-127, the window CGCCGAGCCGGTCCGCGAGATCGCGCATGACCTTCCGGGTCTCCTGCGGCACCTCCCACTGGCTGCGCGCGAGATAGGCCCAGCGCCACAGCGCGGGACCCGCGGTGTAGCCGGACGGGTGCGAGCCCAGCAGGCCGGTCTCCTCCAGGGTCTGCACCAGACGCAGCGCGGTCGTCTTGGCGAGCCCAGTCGACTCGGTGATCTCCCGCAGGCTGATCACGGGCCGGTCCTCGGTGAGCAGGGTGAGGATGTCGAAGGCCCGCCGCACACTGCGCACCCCGCCCGCCTGCTGATCGGCGTCACCCCCCGCCCGCGACTGTCCCTCACTCACCCGCTGCCTCCCCGTACGTTCCCCGCGGCCCTCGGCCGATGCTGCTCCCGACCGTAGTCCGCTGTGCGGACCAGGGAAACCTGGGCCCTTGCTCGAGGAGCCTACGCCCCCTACTCTGACCGCACAGCGGATCAATAGGACCATCTAGTGGTCAGCTGGGAGTCCCAGTGACGGCCTCGGGAGCGAGTATGCGTAAGTCCATCGCCACCGTCTGCCTCAGCGGCACCCTCACCGAGAAGCTGACGGCCGCCTCACGGGCCGGCTTCGACGGCGTCGAGATCTTCGAGAACGACCTCCTGGCGAGCCCGCTCGCCCCCGAGGAGATCGCCGCCCGTACAGCCGACCTCGGTCTGGGTATCGACCTCTACCAGCCGATGCGGGACATCGAGGCGGTCCCGGAAGAGATCTTCGCCCGCAACCTCAGGCGCGCCCGGCACAAGTTCGAGCTGATGCGCAGGCTCGGCGCCGACACCGTCCTCGTCTGCTCCAGCATCGCCCCCCAGGCCGTGGACGACGACGCCCTCGCGGCCGAGCAGCTGAGCCGACTCGCCGACTTGGCCCAGGAGTTCGGCATCAAGGTGGCCTACGAGGCACTCGCGTGGGGGCGGCACGTCAGCACGTACGGCCACGCCTGGCGGATCGTCGAAGCCGCAGACCATCCTGCGCTCGGCACCTGCCTGGACAGTTTTCACATCCTCTCCCGGGCTTCTGGACCCGAGGACCTCAAAGGCATCGCGGACATCCCCGGCGACAAGATCTTCTTCCTCCAGCTCGCCGACGCCCCGCTGATGGCCATGGACGTCCTCCAGTGGAGCCGCCACTACCGTTGCTTCCCCGGCCAGGGCGGCTTCGACGTGGCCGGACTTCTCCGCCACGTCCTGAACGCGGGATACGACGGCCCCCTTTCACTGGAGGTCTTCAACGACGTCTTCCGCCAGGCGGACGCGGGCCGCACCGCGCTGGACGGGCTGCGCTCCCTGCTCGCCCTCGAGGAGAACGCCGGCGTCTCCCCGCTCCCGGCCCCGGTGATCCCCTCCGGCGTCGCCTTCGCGGAACTCGCCACCAGCGACCCGGAACCCGTCGGTGAACTCCTCACCGCCCTCGGCTTCACCCGCACCGCCCGCCATCACGGCAAGCCGGTCGACCTCTGGGAGCAGGGCGGAGCCCGCATCCTGGTCAACACGGGTGCCGCCGGTCGCCGTACGGACACCACCCTGGCCGCCGTAGGCCTGGAGACGGCGGATCCGGCAGCCTCCGCCCGCCGCGCGGAAGCCCTGCTCGCGCCCGCCCTGCCCAAGCGCCGTGCCGCACAGGACGTTCCGTTGGAGTCGATAGCGGCCCCCGACGGCACCGAAGTCCTCTTCTGTTCGACCGGCCGCCCCGAACTCCCCAGCTGGACCGACGACTTCACGTACACGGCCGAGAGCGGACCCGGAGAAGCCACCGTCATCGACCACCTCGCGCTGACCCAGCCGTGGCACCACTTCGACGAATCGGTGCTCTTCCACCGCACGGTGCTGGGCCTCAGCCCGCACGAGACCGTCGAACTCGCCGACCCCTACGGCCTGTTCCGCAGCCGAGCCCTGTCCGCCTCGTCCGACGGGCCCCGGCTGGTCCTCAACCTCGCGCCCGCTCCGGAGGAGGGCGGCGAAACCCGCGCCCGGCACGTGGCGTTCGCCGTCGGCGACATCGTCGCCGCGGTGCGCCGCTTCCGGGCGGCCGGGGCCGGGCTGCTGCGCGTCCCGGCGAACTACTACGACGACCTCGAGGCGCGATTCGAGTTCGCGGAGGGCGAGTTGGAGACCTACCGCGAACTGGGCATCCTCTACGACCGTGACGAGCGGGGCGGCGAGTTCCGGCACTGCTACACCGAGACGGTCGGCCACGTCTTCTTCGAGTTCGTGCAGCGGACCGGCGGCTATGCGGGGTTCGGCGCGGCGAACGCGCCCATCCGGTTGGCCGCCCAGCGAAGGTAGGAGTTCGGAAACTGCCCGCGGAGGTGGGCCGCAGGTGTGTCATCATCCGCCGATGACCTCCGAAACGATCACCGCGGACGCGGCAGGCACCTGGACACTCGGCGATCTCACCGTCAACCGCATCGGCTTCGGCGCGATGCGGCTGACGGGCAGCGCGGCTTTCCACTTCGGGACCCCGAGCGACCGGCAGCGGTCGATCGCCGTGCTGCGCAGGGCGATCGAGCTCGGCGTGAACCACATCGACACGGCCGCCTTCTACTTCTCCTCGCTGCGCTCCGCCAACGAGATCATCAACAGCGCGCTGTCCCCGTACCCCGACGACCTCATCATCGCCGCAAAGGTCGGGCCCTTCCGGGACTACGCGGGCGAGTGGGGCACCTCGGCCCGACCGGAGGACCTGCGCGGTCACGTCGAGGAGAACCTCCGCCAGCTCGGCCGCGACCAGCTCGACCTGGTGTATCTCCGCCGGATGCGCCAGGAGTCGATCGCCGAGCACTTCGGGGCCCTCGCCGAACTGCGCGACAAGGGCCTGATCCGGCACCTCGGCATCTCCGACGTCGAGCCCCGGCACCTCGCCGAGGCGCAGGCCATCGCGCCGGTGGTGTCCGTGCAGAACCGTTTCGGGCTCGACTCCCGCAACCGGGCCACCGACGACATGGTGCGGATCTGCGGCGAACAGGGCATCGCCTTCGTGCCGTTCTTCGCGATCGCCGGGGACGCCGGAGCCGAGGGCGCCACCACCGCCCACGACCAGGCGGTGCTCGCCGTCGCACGGGCGCACGACGCGACCCCCGCCCAGGTCCGGCTCGCCTGGACCCTCGCCCAGGGCCCGCACGTCCTGGCGATCCCCGGCACCGGCAACCCCGACCATCTCACCGAGAACATCGCGGCAGGCGCGCTGAGGCTCACCGACGACGAGCTGGACGTCCTGAACGCACTGCATCAGAAAGCCGGTTGAGAGATCAGACGGCCCACACGCCGTCCTGCATGACGTGCCGCCCGCGCATCTCGTGCTGTCCGTTGAGGGCCTGCACGGTGCGCGGGCGCACCTGGAAGAAGGCGTAGGAGGCGCTGTCGCGGCGTGGGTCCCAGCCCGTCTTCGCCATGAAGAGGTCGATCGCCGCGGCCCGCACGTCCTCCCCGCCGTAGGTACGCACATCCCCGTCGATGAGCACGACGTCCTGGGTGTCCCCGAACGCCAGCCGGGTGCGCCCGCCGTCGCGCAGATTGCGGCCCGTGGGATTGGTGATCCGCGTGGACAGCCAGACGGACTCGCCGTCCCAGACGAACCACAGCGCGACCAGACAGGGCAGCCCGTCGGCGTCCGCCGAGGCCACCCAGATGTCCGTCTCCCGCTCCAGCCTGGTCAGTACGTCGCGCTTGCGCTGTTCGAGGGTGCGGCTCTCGGTGATCGTCATGGCCGGGACGCTACCGGCCGCCTCACCCCGGCGCCTCGGTCCGGGGCCCTACGACCGCCGACCACCCTCACCGGCAGCGCTGCAGTCACCGTCCCCGCACTCGGACTCGGACTCGCTCGAGCGGGGACCCACCGGTCAGCGCCCCGTCCGCCGTGGCGGGCTCCTGCGCTGTGCGGCTGGGCGTGCCGGTGCCGTCTGGGCTGACTGGGCACATCGGCCGTCATGGGCTTCTCCGCTGTGCGGCTGGGCGCGCCGGTGCCGTCTGAGCTGACTGGGCACGCCGGCCGTCATGGGCTTCTCCGCTGTGCGGCTGGGCGCGCCGGTGCCGTCTGAGCTGATGGGGCGCGCCGACCGCTATGGGCTCCTGCGCTGTGCGCCTGGGCGTACCGGTCCCGTCTGGGCTGATGGGGCGCGCCGGCCGTCATGGGCTCCTGCGCTGTGCGCCTGGGCGTACTACCAGTCGCGTCTGAGCTGACCGGGCACGCCGGCTGTCACGGGGCTTCTCCGCCGTGCGGCTGCGGGCACCGGGCCCCGCCCGCCTCAGCCGACCGGGCCCGCTGATCCACAGCCCCGATCCGTCCCAGGGCACCTCGCCTTGCAGCCGGTCCGGCCTGCTGGCGCCCGTGCCTTGTAGCAGTCTGAGCCGTCGCGGGGCACCTCGCGTTGCAGCCGGTCGGGTTCGTCGCGGGTGTCTGCGCTTGCAGCCGGTTCGGTCCGTCGGCGCCCGTGCCTTGTAGCAGTCTGAGCCGTCGCTGGGCACCTCGTCTTGTAGCCGGTCGGGTTCGTCGCGGGGTGTCTGCGCTTGCTGCCGGTCTGGCTCGTCGGCGCCCGTGCCTTGCAGCAGCCCGGTCCGTCGCGGGGCACCTCGCTTTGTAGCCGGTCGGGTTCGTCGCGGGGTGTCTGCGCTTGCTGCCGGTTCGGCTCGTCGGCGCCCGTGCCTTGCAGCAGCCCGGTCCGTCGCGGGGCACCTCGCGTTGCAGCCGGTCGGGTTCGTCGCGGGGTGCCTGCGCTTGCTGCCGGTTCGGCTCGTCGGCGCCCGTGCCTTGCAGCAGCCCGAGCCGCCGCAGGGCACCTCGCTTCACAGCCGGTCCGGTCCGTCCGCGCCCGCGCCATGCCGCAGCCCCAGCCTCCGCAAGGCACCCGCCTCGCAGCAGCCCCGCTCCTCAGCGCAGCCCCTAGCCCAGCCGCTCGTGCAGGAAGGGCACCGTGCTCTCCCATGCGCGGGTGGCGGACTCGGCGTCGTAGACCGGGCGGCCGTCGTTGAAGAAGGCGTGGTTCGCCGGGTAGAGGCGCAGGTCCGGGGTGATTCCGGACTGCTCCTGGACGGTCTCGCGCAGAGCGTCGAGGCTCTTCGCCGGGATGCTCTCGTCGAGCTCGCCGTAGTGGCCCAGGATCTCCGCCTTCAGGCCCGAGAAGTCGGGCAGCTCGCCCTGGATCACGCCGTAGAACGGCACCGCGGCACTCACCCGGGGGTCGGCCGCCGCGAGGTACAGCACGAATCCGCCGCCCATGCAGAAGCCGACCGCGCCGACGGTGTCCGAGGTGACCTCGTCCAGGGCCAGCAGGTGGTCGACCGCGCCGGAGAGCAGCTCCACACCCCGGGAGACCGGGAGGTCCTGCATCATCCGCAGGGCCTCGGCGCTCTCGTGGGCGACATTGCCGCCGTAGAGATCGGGGGCGAGGGCCACGAAGCCCTCCGCCGCCAGCCGGTCGGCGACGTCGGCGATGTGGTCGGTCAGGCCCCACCACTCCTGGATCACGATGACGCCCGGCCCGCTCCCGGACGGCGGCAGTGCCAGATAACCGTGCGCGGTGGTGCCGCCGCTCGGGAAGGTGACGTTCTGGCGGGCGGGAGCTCCAGTCGACTTCGGCAGTTCTGTCATGGTGCTCGACTCCTGTGCGGCAGTCCGGTGATGGGGCGCCGGAGCCGTGACCCCGGCGGTGATCACCAGCCTGTCACGCGGCGTACGGCCCACGCACAGGAGCCCCGGCGACCGGACTGGCGCCGACGACGTTTTACGTATAACCTCTCCCGTCAATCACCTGTCAACCACCCGTCGAGCACCCGTCCCGAGAGGTTCCGATGAGACGCATCGCCCTGGTCACCCTCGTCGTCGACGACTACGACGAGGCGATCCGCTTCTACACCGAAGCCCTCGGCTTCCGGCTCGTCGAGGACGCGCCCCGCTCCGACGGCTCCCGCTGGGTCGTCGTACGGCCGGACGAGCGCGAAGGCGGCACCGACCTGCTGCTCGCCCGCGCCAAGGGCGAGGCTCAGCAGGCCCGGGTGGGTGACCAGACCGGCGGGCGCGTCGGATTCTTCCTGCAGACCGACGATTTCGCCCGCGACCACGCCCGCATGCTCGCCGCGGGCGTGACCTTCCTGGAGGAGCCGCGCCACGAGCCCTACGGCTCGGTCGCCGTCTTCCAGGACCTCTACGGAAACCGCTGGGACCTGCTCCAGCCCGCCGACTGACCTTCACGCCACCCTGTTCGAAGTCCGAGGAAGACCCCGCCATGACCGCTACGCGCGTAGACGCCGACCTGATCCGCCGCCTCCCCAAGGCCGTCCTGCACGACCACCTCGACGGCGGCCTGCGCCCCGCGACCGTGGTGGAGCTCGCGGCGGAGGCCGGTCACACCCTGCCCACCACCGACCCGGACGAGCTCGCCGCCTGGTACTTCGAGGCCGCCAACTCCGGCGACCTGGTGCGCTACATAGCCACCTTCGAACACACCCTCGCCGTCATGCAGACGCGCGAGGGCCTGCTGCGCACGGCCGAGGAGTACGTCCTCGACCTGGCCGCCGACGGGGTCGTGTACGGCGAGGTGCGCTACGCCCCCGAGCTGAACACCAACGGCGAACTGACCATGGCCGAGGTCGTCGAGACGGTCCAGGAGGGCCTGGCCGCCGGTATGGCGAAGGCCGCCGCCGCGGGCACTCCGGTGCGGGTCGGGACGCTGCTGTGCGGGATGCGGATGTTCGACCGGGTGCGCGAGGCCGCCGACCTGGCCGTGGCCTTCCGGGACGCCGGTGTCGTCGGCTTCGACATCGCCGGCGCCGAGGACGGCTTCCCGGCCGCCGACCACCGGGACGCCTTCGAGCACCTGCGCCGCGAGAGCGTGCCGTTCACCATCCACGCCGGTGAGGCCCACGGCCTGCCCAGCATCCACCAGGCCGTGCAGGTGTGCGGCGCCCAGCGCCTCGGCCACGGGGTACGGATCACCGAGGACATCGTCGACGGCAAGCTCGGCCGGCTCGCGGGCTGGGTGCGGGACCACCGGATCGCCCTGGAGATGTGCCCGACCTCCAACCTCCAGACCGGCGCCGCCACCTCGATCGCCGAGCACCCCATCACCGCCCTGAAGGACCTGGGATTCCGGGTCACCCTCAACACCGACAACCGGCTCGTGTCGGGTACGACGATGACCCGGGAGATGTCCCTGCTGGTGGAGGAGGCCGGCTGGACGGTCGAGGACCTGCGCACGGTCACGGTGAACGCTCTCAAGAGCGCGTTCATCCCCTTCGACGAGCGCACGGCCCTCATCGAGGACGTCGTCCTGCCGGGCTACGCGCTCTGATACAGCCCCCGCAGATAGGCGGCCTGTCCGACGTGCTCGTAGTCGTCGGACAGGACGCTGACCAGCCGGACGCCCAGCGTGACCGGCGGATCCCAGTTCTCGTCCACGACCCGGTCCAGGTCCTCGGCCGTCAGGCCGCGCAGGGCTGCGAGTGTCTGGTCGTGCACGGCGTCGTAGTAGCCGGTCAGCAGGTCGGCGGAGTCGACCCGCACCTTGGCGACCTGCGCGGAGGTGTGGCCGTACCCGATGTCATGGGGCTTCAGGTCCAGGCCGAAGCGCTTCTCCCAGTCCTGCGTCAGCCAGACCTGTTCGAGGTCGAAGGCGCCGGCCACGTGGTCGTCCTGGACGCGGGTGAGATGCCAGACCAGCCAGGCGACGGAGTTGGCGTCGGGGCCGGGGCGACGGTGGAGGTCGTCGACGGTGAGGCCCTCGACGGCCGCGTGGACCTCTTCCTGGATGCGGGTGTACGCGTCGATGAGGATGTCCTTTGCATGCATGGTGTCCACCATCGCGCATCGCGCCGCGTCACGCGTCGGGAATCCAGCTCCCGTGGAAGCCCAACGGCACCCGTCCCGGCAGATGGATCCGGGCGACCGGCTCGCCGCTGAAGTCCTGGGCCGCGAGAATCACCAGGTCCGACGCCCCTCGACCGGGGTTGTGCACATACGCGATCGCGTACCCGTCGTCCTCCGCGGCCCGCTCGTCGCAGGGGTCGGACGGCACGAACACGGCCTCGCTCGCCGCCGCGCCCCGGGGCAGCCGGTGCACCTGCGAGGTGCCGCGCAGCAGGTCGTGCTTGATGAGCGCGTTGCTGAACGCCCGGTCGGGCGGATTGCCGTCGACCGCCTGATAGGCCAGCACCATCTCCGCGGCCGCCGCCGAGTAGCCGTAGCGGTGCCGGCGGGACACCAACGCCTCGTTGACGCGCGGGAATTCCTGCGGGCGGTCGTCGAGGGTCCGGGTCCGTACCCGCCCCTGACGCAGGTCGACCGTCCAGCGGTCAAGCCGGGGGGTACTCGCCCCGTACGGCCCGCCCGAGCCGTTGCCCGCCACGAGGAAGGGCGCGTCGAAGTTGGTCATGTCGATGACGAGGTTCGGGCCCTCCTCGTACGCGTTGAGGGTGTGCGAGTAGTACACCGGGTCGACCTCGAACCAGCGGACCGCGCCCCCGGCGCGAGGCAGCACACCGACCCGTGCCGGATGCCGGTCGTTCCAGACGTACGGCACGATGTCGCCGCGCTCGGCGCCCGCCGGGTCGAAGGTGACCGGCATGTCGAGGATCACCACATGGTTCTCGGTGAGCGCGAAGTCGTGGATCATCGGCGCGTCCGCCACCGGGATCCGCGTACTGCGCGAGACGCGGCCCGCCGGGTTCACGACCAGGTGCCGCACATGGTCCCAGGTCGGGTAGTAGGCGATCGCGTGCAGTTCACCGGCGTGGACGTCGTACTTGGTGTGCGCGGTGAACGCGCCCTCCAGGGTGCCCCGGAAGTCGTACGTGCCCA includes:
- a CDS encoding sugar phosphate isomerase/epimerase and 4-hydroxyphenylpyruvate domain-containing protein, whose protein sequence is MRKSIATVCLSGTLTEKLTAASRAGFDGVEIFENDLLASPLAPEEIAARTADLGLGIDLYQPMRDIEAVPEEIFARNLRRARHKFELMRRLGADTVLVCSSIAPQAVDDDALAAEQLSRLADLAQEFGIKVAYEALAWGRHVSTYGHAWRIVEAADHPALGTCLDSFHILSRASGPEDLKGIADIPGDKIFFLQLADAPLMAMDVLQWSRHYRCFPGQGGFDVAGLLRHVLNAGYDGPLSLEVFNDVFRQADAGRTALDGLRSLLALEENAGVSPLPAPVIPSGVAFAELATSDPEPVGELLTALGFTRTARHHGKPVDLWEQGGARILVNTGAAGRRTDTTLAAVGLETADPAASARRAEALLAPALPKRRAAQDVPLESIAAPDGTEVLFCSTGRPELPSWTDDFTYTAESGPGEATVIDHLALTQPWHHFDESVLFHRTVLGLSPHETVELADPYGLFRSRALSASSDGPRLVLNLAPAPEEGGETRARHVAFAVGDIVAAVRRFRAAGAGLLRVPANYYDDLEARFEFAEGELETYRELGILYDRDERGGEFRHCYTETVGHVFFEFVQRTGGYAGFGAANAPIRLAAQRR
- a CDS encoding aldo/keto reductase, with product MTSETITADAAGTWTLGDLTVNRIGFGAMRLTGSAAFHFGTPSDRQRSIAVLRRAIELGVNHIDTAAFYFSSLRSANEIINSALSPYPDDLIIAAKVGPFRDYAGEWGTSARPEDLRGHVEENLRQLGRDQLDLVYLRRMRQESIAEHFGALAELRDKGLIRHLGISDVEPRHLAEAQAIAPVVSVQNRFGLDSRNRATDDMVRICGEQGIAFVPFFAIAGDAGAEGATTAHDQAVLAVARAHDATPAQVRLAWTLAQGPHVLAIPGTGNPDHLTENIAAGALRLTDDELDVLNALHQKAG
- a CDS encoding pyridoxamine 5'-phosphate oxidase family protein yields the protein MTITESRTLEQRKRDVLTRLERETDIWVASADADGLPCLVALWFVWDGESVWLSTRITNPTGRNLRDGGRTRLAFGDTQDVVLIDGDVRTYGGEDVRAAAIDLFMAKTGWDPRRDSASYAFFQVRPRTVQALNGQHEMRGRHVMQDGVWAV
- a CDS encoding dienelactone hydrolase family protein is translated as MTELPKSTGAPARQNVTFPSGGTTAHGYLALPPSGSGPGVIVIQEWWGLTDHIADVADRLAAEGFVALAPDLYGGNVAHESAEALRMMQDLPVSRGVELLSGAVDHLLALDEVTSDTVGAVGFCMGGGFVLYLAAADPRVSAAVPFYGVIQGELPDFSGLKAEILGHYGELDESIPAKSLDALRETVQEQSGITPDLRLYPANHAFFNDGRPVYDAESATRAWESTVPFLHERLG
- a CDS encoding VOC family protein, which codes for MRRIALVTLVVDDYDEAIRFYTEALGFRLVEDAPRSDGSRWVVVRPDEREGGTDLLLARAKGEAQQARVGDQTGGRVGFFLQTDDFARDHARMLAAGVTFLEEPRHEPYGSVAVFQDLYGNRWDLLQPAD
- a CDS encoding adenosine deaminase — protein: MTATRVDADLIRRLPKAVLHDHLDGGLRPATVVELAAEAGHTLPTTDPDELAAWYFEAANSGDLVRYIATFEHTLAVMQTREGLLRTAEEYVLDLAADGVVYGEVRYAPELNTNGELTMAEVVETVQEGLAAGMAKAAAAGTPVRVGTLLCGMRMFDRVREAADLAVAFRDAGVVGFDIAGAEDGFPAADHRDAFEHLRRESVPFTIHAGEAHGLPSIHQAVQVCGAQRLGHGVRITEDIVDGKLGRLAGWVRDHRIALEMCPTSNLQTGAATSIAEHPITALKDLGFRVTLNTDNRLVSGTTMTREMSLLVEEAGWTVEDLRTVTVNALKSAFIPFDERTALIEDVVLPGYAL
- a CDS encoding DUF664 domain-containing protein is translated as MHAKDILIDAYTRIQEEVHAAVEGLTVDDLHRRPGPDANSVAWLVWHLTRVQDDHVAGAFDLEQVWLTQDWEKRFGLDLKPHDIGYGHTSAQVAKVRVDSADLLTGYYDAVHDQTLAALRGLTAEDLDRVVDENWDPPVTLGVRLVSVLSDDYEHVGQAAYLRGLYQSA
- a CDS encoding carotenoid oxygenase family protein, yielding MTDPTRRNVLRGAAAITAAGALVGTGAGSLPASAAPRTARRYPFLEGAFEPVTEELTAFDLPVTGRIPRELNGRYLRNGPNALGLEDPRAHHWMLGEGMVHGVRLREGRAEWYRNRWVRSSQVAKKLGETYPGPVPPDDFPCNTHVIPHRGRILALQESGPLPYELDDDLNTVGTYDFRGTLEGAFTAHTKYDVHAGELHAIAYYPTWDHVRHLVVNPAGRVSRSTRIPVADAPMIHDFALTENHVVILDMPVTFDPAGAERGDIVPYVWNDRHPARVGVLPRAGGAVRWFEVDPVYYSHTLNAYEEGPNLVIDMTNFDAPFLVAGNGSGGPYGASTPRLDRWTVDLRQGRVRTRTLDDRPQEFPRVNEALVSRRHRYGYSAAAAEMVLAYQAVDGNPPDRAFSNALIKHDLLRGTSQVHRLPRGAAASEAVFVPSDPCDERAAEDDGYAIAYVHNPGRGASDLVILAAQDFSGEPVARIHLPGRVPLGFHGSWIPDA